Proteins encoded in a region of the Lathamus discolor isolate bLatDis1 chromosome Z, bLatDis1.hap1, whole genome shotgun sequence genome:
- the LOC136005460 gene encoding gamma-secretase subunit Aph-1b-like, translating to MTLAVFFGCTFIAFGPALGLFLFTIARDPLRIIILIAGAFFWLVSLLLSSLIWFIAVKASNPQDEPLQKGLLIFGVMFSVLLQEAFRFLYYKLLRKAIEGLVALSEDGCSPISIQQMAYVAGVGFGLMSGAFSMINLLADSLGPGTVGIHGDSQLYFLTSAFMTMVLIFLHTFWGIIFFHGCEHRRWWEIAVVVIMHLTVSGSTFCNPLYVGSLVPSYLVMATAAAWAYMLSGGSAQNLRRFLLCLQSGASPQLGS from the exons atGACGCTCGCCGTGTTCTTCGGGTGCACCTTCATCGCCTTCGGGCCCGCGCTCGGCCTCTTCCTCTTCACCATCGCCCGCGACCCGCTCCGCATCATCATCCTCATCGCCGG GGCTTTCTTCTGGCTGGTGTCgctgctgctctcctccctCATCTGGTTTATTGCGGTCAAAGCCAGCAACCCCCAGGATGAGCCATTGCAGAAGGGTCTCTTGATCTTTGGGGTGatgttctctgtgctgctgcaggaggcctTCCGCTTCCTGTACTACAAGCTCCTCAG GAAGGCCATCGAGGGGCTGGTGGCTCTCAGTGAGGATGGCTGTTCCCCCATTTCCATCCAGCAAATGGCATATG TGGCTGGCGTGGGCTTTGGGCTCATGAGCGGCGCCTTCTCCATGATCAATCTCCTGGCAGACTCATTAGGGCCTGGCACAGTGGGCATCCACGGGGACTCACAGCTATACTTCCTGACCTCAG cttTTATGACCATGGTGCTGATTTTCCTTCACACCTTCTGGGGGATCATCTTTTTCCACGGCTGTGAGCATCGGCGCTGGTGGGAGATTGCAGTGGTTGTCATCATGCACCTCACTGTTTCGGGGTCG ACGTTTTGCAACCCCCTGTACGTGGGCAGCCTGGTGCCCTCCTACCTGGTGatggccactgctgctgcctgggcttACATGCTCTCGGGGGGATCTGCCCAGAACCTGAGGCGCTTCCTGCTCT GTCTACAGAGCGGAGCCAGCCCTCAGCTGGGATCCTGA